Part of the Catalinimonas alkaloidigena genome, GTAAGCGTGGTTTCTTTCTTCTGGCCGTATCGTTCGTACTGGATGCTGACGGTTTGGCCGGGACGGTATTTTTTCAACAGGTCGTCCCACGTGAGCCATTTCTTGAGTTTTTTTCCGTCGAAGGTCAGCATCACATCGTCCTTCTCCAGACCGGCCTGGTACGCGGGGCCGCCTTTTTCCGGATTGCCGTCGAGCACCCACACACCCGTGCCCTCCCGAACTCGCACGCCCAGATCGGCCCGGTCGGGTGCGGCGGGGCGCAACACGACCCCGACCCCGGCCAGTAGCTGCTCATAGGGGGGAAGCTGGCTCTCGAAAACGTACTGCCCGAAAAACCGATCGCTGAATTCGTTTCCGGCGTAGTCTGCCAGCGTCGCCTGAAGGTCGCGTACGGTGTAGGGAAGCTCGGGTTTGCCGTAGCGCTGCCACATCAGCCGCATAAAGTCGTCGAGGTTCAGGCCGTTGCCCCGTTCACGCAGAGAAAGGTCGAGGGCCAGCCCCAGCACGCTGCCGTAGGTGTAGTAGGAGATGAATGTATTAGACCGGTTGTTTGGGTCGACGGCCGTGGCCGCATCGACAAACGGGGCTTGGTAGCTCATCTCGATCGGGTTGAAGTAATCGCGGGCCACGCCGGTCAGCACGGCATTCAGGCCGCGCCCGTCGGCGAGGCGTTTCACGTAGGTTTCCGGCGAGATCAAACCGGCCCGGCAGAGAATCAGGTTGGTGTAATAACTGGTGAACCCTTCGGCAAACCAGAGTTCGCCCGACATGTTGGCTTCGGTGTAGTCGAACGGCTGGAGCGACAGCGGGCGGATGCGTTCCACGTTCCAGCAGTGAAAAAATTCGTGCGACACGGTCCCGATGTTGCCTTCCATGCCGCCTTCGGCCAGTCCCTCCACGTCGGTCAGGACCGTCGAATTGCGGTGCTCCATGCCGTCGCCATCGACGTTGGGCAGGTAACAGGCCAGAAAGGTATAGGTCCCGAAATCGAAGTCGGGTAGCTCGCCGAACACGGCACGTTCCTGTTGCACGATTTTCTGTACGCCCGTCAGGTACTGATCCAGCTCGGCGGCGGTCCCGTTGTGGTGGAGCACAAACCGCAGCGTTTTGCCATTCTCCGTAAACTCCCGCACGTCGTAGTCCGAAATTTCGGTGGGGCTGTCCATAAAGTAGTCCAGGTTCGGAGCGAAATAGGTGGTGTCGTTAAAGGGTTTGAGTTGCGTCGCGACCTTCCAGTTCAGGTCATGGCGCGGATGGAACGTGACCCGGATCGGGCGCTGGGCCAACGGCGGCGCGAACATAAACGTCGCCGGAATGTTGAGGTGCGCGTGCGTTTCGTCCACCTGCGCGTAAGTACCGTCGCCCCAGTTGGCAAACAAGGTGTAGGTCACCGTCACGGTGCCGTCGTGGCCCGCTACGTTCCACTGGTACGGGTTGGGGCGGGTCACCTCCAGGTCCTTCCCTTGGCCATCGACCGCCTTCACGGCGTAGACGTTTTTGGCAAACTCGTGCAGCGCGTAGCGGCCCGGCGAGGTCCGGCTCATCCTGAGTTCCAGCACTTCCGGCGGCAGCGCGTGCATCGTGACCGACACCTGCGCTTCGTGGTGCGCGGCATTCGGGAAGGCGATGTCGTAGTCGGTGTAGGTCTGGGCGAAGGCGGTGGAAGTGAGCAGGCAGAGCGTGAGCAGACGAAACAGCATCGGCAGGGAGCATGAAGTGAACACTGTCGAGCAAATTACAGCATGCGGCCGACATGGCAGGGCTTGTGGCCGTCACGCTACAGAAAATCCTGACGCAAAGCGCCACGCCTGCTTTGCGTCAGGATGAACCGCTAGAGGAACTAGCGTTTGACAATTCGCCCGGTCTGGTACTGCCCGTTTTCGTGTTGCACGTGCAGAAAGTAAACGCCGGGTGTCCAGCGCGACAGGTCGATTTCCGCTCGGTCGTGGAACGAAGTGCGCCACACAAGCCGCCCCAGCGGATCGCGCAGCTCGACTGCCTGAAGCCCCGGCTGCGTGCTGACCAACGTGAGGTGGTCCTGGGCGGGGTTGGGGTAAAACCGCAGAGGCAGGTTGCCGGCCAGTTGCCGCACCGAAGTGACCAGTGCCGTCGTATCCAGCACCTGCGTGGTGTCCTGGTTGTTGATCTGCACCTGATCGAACCACAGCTTGGCGTCGCCCAGCGCGCCCTGTTCCGACACGATCTCGAACCGGTCGATGGCGGCCCAGTCGAACTTGCCGTCCGGGTTGTACCACTGGTTGTTGTCCCAGGCGCCTTGTTCGGTGAATTGACTCAGCGGGATGCGGACGTGATGCCAGCGCAGGTCGGCGGCGGCCCGGCTGGTGTCGAGCGTCAGGTTCATCCGCCAGGGATGGTCGTTCGGATCGTCGGTTTTCGTATCCAGAAACCGCAGGTCTACCTTGACATCGGGATCGGTACTGCGAAACAGGAAGTCCAGCGCATAACCCTCTTCCACCAACTGCGAGAGGTCTTTGTTCGGGGAAAAATCGAAGCCGATGGCGTTGTACTGCAATGCGCCGGTCCACGAAAGCGAATAGGCGCCGTAGTTGGGCTGTTCGGCGGTGTAGTAGTCGATAGGGCCTTCGCTGTAATTGGACGCCACAATGGACGAGCCGAGGTAGTCAGAATAGATCATAAACCCTACGGTGTCGGGCTGCGCTTCGTAGGGCGTTTGCGGCGGGACGGTCAGGCCCAGCGCTTCGAGCAGCGGCACGTTCAGGTCATGGTCGAAGAGGTCGTTCCCTCCCGGCTCGAACAATCCGAAGCCGCCGTGGTAATCCCAGATCGTCCAGGCGATGCCCTGCGCCTCCAGGTACGAACGGACCGTGTCGTACCAAAGTACCCGGTCGGCAGGGGGACTGTTGGGGATGTAGACGCCAAATTCGCCACAAAAGACCGGCACCTGCCGTTCGGTGCGGAACTGCACCACCAGGTCGAGCAGGCTTTTGACCTGCGCCACGGTAGCGTCCTGCGCGTAGTTGCCGTAAGCGCCTTCCACCCAGGTGCCTCGCAACGAGGCCGGCAGCGGCGGCATCCGGTCGGCATCGTAGGGAAAGGGCATGCCGGTCAGGTCTACCATCGACGGAGAACCCCAGGTCGCCCCCTGGTGGGTGAACAGAAACGGGTCGTAAAAGTGAAAGGTATAGATCAGGTTGTCGTCTTCGTAAACGGGCATCTCGTCCAGGTTATGAAAGCTGTTCCACTCGGCCGGGCCGACGATGATCGTGTGCGTGGTGTCGACGGTGCGGATGGTCGCCACGACCTCTTGCTGAATCATGTTCCAGGTGGCGTCGGCAATGCCGTGCGGCTCGTTCAGCACTTCGTAGTACAGATGCGCCTCGCTGTCCTGGTAGTGGGCCGCCACCTGCGTCCAGACCTTTTTCAGCACTGCGCCCACGTTGGGATCGGTATTGGCCGCCGGATCGAACGTGTGGTTGTCCAGAATCAGGTGCAGATTCAGTTCCTCGCTCCAGTCCACTACCTGATCAAGAAAAGTGTAAAACAGCGGATCGACAGTGTAGTCGGGCGCGCCGCTGGTCATATAATGGAGGTTGATGGGCAGGCGAATCACGTCGCAGCCCAGGCGCTGAATCTGCTCAAAATCCTGCCGCGTGTAGCGGGTAAACTGCACCTGCCGGGCGCTTTCGGCCTGAAACCAGTTGGTCAAATTGACGCCCTTGTGGAAGGGCACATCTTGCGCGCGCAGCGCAGTAACGGTAAAAAGCGCCACCAGCGACGCCGTACAAAAAGTAAAGAGGAAACGCATGGAAGTGGTGAGTTAACGTGAGGTAAAATTCGGTGAAAGTTTCAAACATAGCCAGTGCAGCAACTTAGCGA contains:
- a CDS encoding cellulase family glycosylhydrolase, whose translation is MRFLFTFCTASLVALFTVTALRAQDVPFHKGVNLTNWFQAESARQVQFTRYTRQDFEQIQRLGCDVIRLPINLHYMTSGAPDYTVDPLFYTFLDQVVDWSEELNLHLILDNHTFDPAANTDPNVGAVLKKVWTQVAAHYQDSEAHLYYEVLNEPHGIADATWNMIQQEVVATIRTVDTTHTIIVGPAEWNSFHNLDEMPVYEDDNLIYTFHFYDPFLFTHQGATWGSPSMVDLTGMPFPYDADRMPPLPASLRGTWVEGAYGNYAQDATVAQVKSLLDLVVQFRTERQVPVFCGEFGVYIPNSPPADRVLWYDTVRSYLEAQGIAWTIWDYHGGFGLFEPGGNDLFDHDLNVPLLEALGLTVPPQTPYEAQPDTVGFMIYSDYLGSSIVASNYSEGPIDYYTAEQPNYGAYSLSWTGALQYNAIGFDFSPNKDLSQLVEEGYALDFLFRSTDPDVKVDLRFLDTKTDDPNDHPWRMNLTLDTSRAAADLRWHHVRIPLSQFTEQGAWDNNQWYNPDGKFDWAAIDRFEIVSEQGALGDAKLWFDQVQINNQDTTQVLDTTALVTSVRQLAGNLPLRFYPNPAQDHLTLVSTQPGLQAVELRDPLGRLVWRTSFHDRAEIDLSRWTPGVYFLHVQHENGQYQTGRIVKR
- a CDS encoding M61 family metallopeptidase; protein product: MLFRLLTLCLLTSTAFAQTYTDYDIAFPNAAHHEAQVSVTMHALPPEVLELRMSRTSPGRYALHEFAKNVYAVKAVDGQGKDLEVTRPNPYQWNVAGHDGTVTVTYTLFANWGDGTYAQVDETHAHLNIPATFMFAPPLAQRPIRVTFHPRHDLNWKVATQLKPFNDTTYFAPNLDYFMDSPTEISDYDVREFTENGKTLRFVLHHNGTAAELDQYLTGVQKIVQQERAVFGELPDFDFGTYTFLACYLPNVDGDGMEHRNSTVLTDVEGLAEGGMEGNIGTVSHEFFHCWNVERIRPLSLQPFDYTEANMSGELWFAEGFTSYYTNLILCRAGLISPETYVKRLADGRGLNAVLTGVARDYFNPIEMSYQAPFVDAATAVDPNNRSNTFISYYTYGSVLGLALDLSLRERGNGLNLDDFMRLMWQRYGKPELPYTVRDLQATLADYAGNEFSDRFFGQYVFESQLPPYEQLLAGVGVVLRPAAPDRADLGVRVREGTGVWVLDGNPEKGGPAYQAGLEKDDVMLTFDGKKLKKWLTWDDLLKKYRPGQTVSIQYERYGQKKETTLTLRANPDYETVLFEQAGRPVTDALRQKRQAWLGAR